The following are encoded in a window of Halodesulfovibrio sp. genomic DNA:
- the rplS gene encoding 50S ribosomal protein L19 has protein sequence MNIIEKIEREQLRMDIPEFKAGDTVKVHMRIIEGEKERIQVFQGAVIRVSNGTTNATFTVRKISDGVGVERVFPMHSPSIERVEVVQEGRVRRSRLYYLRNLKGKAARIKPKNRW, from the coding sequence ATGAATATTATTGAAAAAATCGAACGCGAACAGCTTCGCATGGATATCCCTGAGTTTAAAGCTGGTGACACTGTAAAAGTTCACATGCGTATTATCGAAGGCGAAAAAGAACGCATTCAGGTTTTCCAGGGCGCAGTAATCCGTGTAAGCAACGGTACAACCAACGCAACTTTCACTGTTCGTAAAATTTCTGACGGTGTTGGCGTTGAGCGTGTATTCCCAATGCATTCCCCATCTATTGAGCGCGTTGAAGTTGTTCAGGAAGGTCGCGTACGTCGTAGCCGCCTTTACTACCTCCGTAACCTCAAAGGTAAAGCTGCTCGTATCAAGCCGAAAAACCGCTGGTAG
- the trmD gene encoding tRNA (guanosine(37)-N1)-methyltransferase TrmD — translation MQFNIVSLFPEFFDSALTCGLMKKASDSGLVAFDFHNPRAFATDRHQTVDDRPYGGGPGMVMMLDPLVQTLRNIKKPGRILMMAPKGKPFTQSMAKELSKEEDITIICGRYEGFDARLEELFDIEPVSIGDYVLNGGETAALSIIESTARLVPGYMGHEDSGEEESFSSGLLEYPHYTRPVEYEGLTVPEVLRSGDHKRIAEWRKEQSLKLTLHERPDILHSAPLDANDMETLKNEDRERIGRNLYCALVHYPVVNKENKSVAVSLTNLDIHDIARCSCTYGLGGYYISTPIEDQQQMLADILKHWVTGAGTTANPDRGEALQIIKGVRYVQEAIEDIIERTGQRPLLVATSARGAGDMHYEQLRDVMVDRPILLLFGTAHGLAPQVLDMCDRMLRPVRYLDGYNHLSVRTAAAIIIDRILGDAL, via the coding sequence ATGCAATTTAATATTGTCAGCCTTTTCCCAGAGTTTTTTGACTCTGCGTTAACATGCGGACTTATGAAAAAAGCGTCGGACTCCGGTCTGGTCGCTTTTGATTTTCACAATCCGCGTGCATTTGCGACCGACAGACACCAAACTGTTGATGATCGCCCTTATGGCGGTGGTCCCGGTATGGTTATGATGCTTGATCCGCTGGTGCAAACATTACGCAATATCAAAAAGCCGGGGCGCATTCTTATGATGGCGCCTAAAGGAAAGCCATTTACCCAGTCCATGGCTAAAGAGCTTTCCAAGGAAGAAGATATCACGATTATTTGCGGTCGGTACGAAGGGTTTGATGCCCGTTTAGAAGAGCTTTTCGACATCGAGCCGGTTTCCATTGGAGACTACGTTCTTAACGGTGGCGAAACAGCTGCTCTTTCAATAATCGAATCTACCGCCCGCCTTGTTCCGGGTTACATGGGGCACGAAGATTCCGGTGAAGAGGAAAGCTTTTCCTCTGGACTGTTGGAATACCCACACTATACTCGTCCCGTCGAGTATGAAGGGCTGACAGTTCCCGAGGTTCTTCGCTCCGGTGATCATAAGCGCATTGCAGAGTGGCGCAAGGAACAATCTTTAAAACTTACTCTGCACGAAAGACCCGACATTCTTCATAGTGCCCCACTCGACGCTAATGATATGGAAACATTGAAGAATGAAGACAGAGAACGAATAGGAAGAAACCTTTATTGCGCACTGGTGCACTACCCTGTGGTCAATAAAGAAAATAAATCTGTTGCCGTTTCTTTGACAAATCTTGACATCCACGATATAGCCCGCTGTTCATGCACCTATGGTCTTGGTGGGTACTATATTTCTACCCCGATTGAAGACCAGCAACAGATGCTTGCAGATATTCTCAAGCACTGGGTAACAGGGGCGGGAACAACAGCTAACCCGGATAGAGGGGAAGCCCTACAGATTATCAAGGGCGTCCGCTATGTTCAGGAAGCGATCGAGGATATTATAGAGCGTACCGGCCAACGCCCTCTACTGGTTGCGACGAGTGCCAGAGGGGCTGGCGACATGCATTACGAACAACTACGTGACGTAATGGTGGACCGACCGATACTGCTCCTGTTTGGTACAGCTCATGGTCTTGCACCGCAGGTTCTGGATATGTGTGACAGAATGCTGCGTCCGGTTAGATACCTTGATGGGTACAACCACTTATCTGTAAGAACTGCTGCTGCTATCATTATTGACCGGATACTGGGTGATGCTTTATAG
- the rimM gene encoding ribosome maturation factor RimM (Essential for efficient processing of 16S rRNA) — protein sequence MTETHFIEIGLIVKPHGLRGEVCVNYFADSPFLLKDTVWLQKGKNKPVEHKVISSRPHKGQELLTLESCRNRNCAEELRNVKVLVPDAELPELTEEEVYLHQLEGMTVVQEDGSVVGRITAFQFNLGAEVWVITTTDKKEVLFPATEEFVSNIDLDENTVTIAPPPGLLDLYLSEK from the coding sequence ATGACTGAAACTCATTTCATTGAAATTGGATTGATAGTCAAGCCACACGGATTGCGGGGGGAAGTCTGCGTTAATTACTTCGCGGACTCCCCTTTTCTCTTGAAAGACACAGTCTGGCTTCAAAAAGGCAAAAATAAACCTGTTGAACACAAGGTTATTTCTTCCCGCCCTCACAAGGGGCAGGAATTACTCACGCTTGAAAGTTGCCGTAATAGAAACTGTGCTGAAGAGTTACGTAATGTGAAGGTTTTGGTTCCTGATGCTGAATTGCCGGAACTTACTGAAGAAGAAGTGTACCTCCATCAGTTGGAAGGAATGACTGTTGTGCAAGAAGACGGCTCTGTAGTTGGTCGTATTACTGCATTTCAGTTCAACCTTGGAGCTGAAGTCTGGGTTATTACAACTACAGACAAAAAAGAAGTACTCTTCCCTGCTACAGAAGAGTTTGTCAGCAACATCGATCTTGACGAAAATACAGTAACCATAGCGCCGCCTCCCGGCTTGCTGGATCTTTACCTAAGCGAGAAGTAG
- a CDS encoding KH domain-containing protein, translated as MLKDLVEYIAKSLVDNPDEVIVTEVEGEQTSVLELKVAKEDLGKVIGKQGRTARAMRTILGAASTKAKKRSVLEILE; from the coding sequence GTGTTGAAAGATCTAGTTGAGTATATCGCTAAGTCACTGGTGGACAACCCTGACGAAGTTATCGTTACCGAAGTTGAAGGTGAACAGACCTCTGTTCTGGAACTCAAGGTTGCAAAAGAAGACCTTGGCAAGGTAATCGGCAAACAGGGACGCACTGCTCGTGCAATGCGGACCATCCTCGGCGCCGCCTCCACAAAAGCCAAGAAACGTTCTGTTCTGGAAATTCTTGAATAG
- the rpsP gene encoding 30S ribosomal protein S16 — protein sequence MAVKLRLTRMGNKKRAFYRVVAANNLSRRDGRPLEYLGYYNPMVEPAEIKLDMEKIEKWLAEGAEPTPTVRGLIKKAK from the coding sequence ATGGCCGTTAAGTTGAGACTGACCCGTATGGGCAACAAGAAGCGTGCATTTTACCGCGTGGTGGCTGCTAACAACCTGAGCCGTCGCGACGGACGTCCTCTTGAGTACCTCGGTTACTACAACCCTATGGTAGAACCAGCTGAAATCAAGCTCGACATGGAAAAGATCGAGAAATGGCTTGCAGAAGGCGCTGAGCCTACTCCAACCGTTCGTGGTCTTATCAAGAAAGCTAAGTAG
- the ffh gene encoding signal recognition particle protein, with the protein MFETLSDRLNGVFEKFSGQKTLNEENVQAGLREVRLALLEADVNFKVVKEFIARVGEKCLGQDVLKGVNPAQQVIKIVHDELVDLLGGDTTELNLSGSKPTVIMMVGLQGSGKTTSSAKLANLLRKQNKKPFLVPADVYRPAAIDQLHTLAKQLGIPAYQSTPDMNPVDIANAALAEAKENEYDVVLIDTAGRLHIDEQLMEELSNIKRDVSPQEILFVADAMTGQDAVTVAESFNDQLEISGVVLTKMDGDARGGAALSIKSVTGKSVKFVGMGEKLSEMEIFHPDRIAGRILGMGDVLTLVEKAQAEVSEEEAEEMARKMQKAEFDFEDFRTQMRRMKKLGSLDSILKMIPGMGALKNKLGDLNVPDSELNRIEAIINSMTNQERRNPQLINQSRKERIAKGCGLKLKDVNDLIKSFTQMRQMMKQMMGGGKGKKGKFPKLPGLGGLGGGEMPDMNALGGMGGMPGMGGLPGMGGLPGMGGFPGMGMDDSSGPTKKELQKKRDARKKAKKKKKQGRKKK; encoded by the coding sequence ATGTTTGAGACCTTATCTGACAGATTAAACGGTGTATTTGAAAAGTTCAGTGGTCAAAAGACCTTGAACGAAGAAAACGTACAGGCTGGCCTGAGAGAAGTGCGCCTTGCGCTGCTCGAAGCAGACGTTAACTTTAAAGTTGTTAAAGAATTTATCGCCCGTGTTGGCGAAAAATGTCTTGGTCAGGATGTACTGAAAGGTGTCAACCCTGCACAGCAGGTAATCAAGATAGTACACGACGAGCTTGTGGATCTGCTTGGTGGTGACACCACAGAACTCAATCTTTCTGGCTCAAAACCGACAGTTATCATGATGGTCGGTTTGCAGGGTTCCGGTAAAACTACCTCCTCTGCAAAACTTGCAAATTTACTGCGTAAGCAAAACAAGAAACCTTTCCTTGTTCCTGCTGACGTATACCGCCCTGCTGCGATTGACCAGTTGCATACTCTGGCAAAACAGCTTGGTATTCCTGCGTATCAGTCAACACCGGACATGAATCCGGTAGATATTGCCAACGCCGCTCTTGCTGAAGCAAAAGAGAACGAATACGACGTTGTCCTCATCGATACCGCAGGTCGTTTGCATATTGACGAACAACTGATGGAAGAACTCTCGAATATTAAACGAGATGTTTCTCCACAGGAAATTCTGTTTGTTGCTGACGCAATGACCGGTCAGGACGCCGTAACTGTTGCGGAATCCTTTAATGACCAGCTTGAAATTTCTGGTGTAGTACTCACCAAAATGGACGGTGACGCACGCGGTGGTGCAGCACTTTCCATTAAATCCGTCACTGGCAAATCCGTTAAATTTGTCGGTATGGGTGAAAAACTTTCTGAGATGGAAATTTTCCATCCGGACCGTATAGCAGGTCGCATTCTTGGAATGGGCGACGTGCTTACGCTCGTTGAAAAAGCGCAAGCTGAAGTAAGCGAAGAAGAAGCCGAAGAAATGGCGCGCAAGATGCAAAAAGCGGAATTCGACTTTGAAGATTTCCGCACTCAAATGCGCCGTATGAAAAAACTCGGCTCTTTGGACAGCATCTTAAAAATGATTCCGGGCATGGGAGCGCTCAAGAACAAACTTGGCGATCTTAATGTACCGGATAGCGAACTGAATCGCATTGAAGCTATTATCAACTCAATGACGAATCAGGAACGTCGCAATCCGCAGCTCATCAATCAGAGCCGCAAAGAGCGTATTGCTAAAGGTTGTGGTCTTAAACTCAAAGACGTTAACGACCTTATCAAAAGCTTTACCCAAATGCGTCAAATGATGAAACAAATGATGGGTGGCGGTAAGGGCAAAAAAGGCAAATTCCCTAAACTTCCTGGTCTGGGCGGTTTAGGTGGCGGCGAAATGCCTGATATGAATGCTCTTGGCGGCATGGGCGGCATGCCTGGCATGGGTGGCTTACCCGGTATGGGTGGACTCCCGGGCATGGGTGGATTTCCTGGAATGGGCATGGATGATTCCTCCGGCCCTACAAAAAAGGAACTCCAGAAAAAACGTGACGCCCGCAAAAAAGCAAAGAAAAAGAAAAAACAAGGGCGCAAAAAGAAATAA
- a CDS encoding DUF6765 family protein, whose protein sequence is MQIDMHYYGTYTLARAAGLNQETAELVATASQFVDDNVESSSICFADGGQLNTTPTGHHFQQTAHCSTDAQRNIWIPFHFLPGASGGTFTERLICKKNSATTAEMAAHHLLLADTTFAPMLIGIAAHVIADTFSHHNFSGASSQYNQITQETIAIHEPVTEVATLDSERAHFLDKFKYIQPDIQAAQTTAALGHGAATSFPDIPYLTWSYQPTAQGEKIRRHNPDDFMEAAEALYSLFIQFAERRPDLSDPHPVPFEKIQDSIAIIFASPGNKHQRSGYWQLAMEQGAFLQGRQEEIPPYQGQMWKNRCEELASCPDCALITELDIVKFYQAASIHKTYVLQQLLPAHDISVI, encoded by the coding sequence ATGCAGATAGATATGCATTATTACGGAACATATACACTTGCACGTGCAGCTGGACTGAATCAAGAGACTGCAGAGCTTGTTGCCACAGCCTCTCAATTTGTGGATGATAATGTCGAATCATCATCCATTTGTTTTGCAGATGGTGGACAACTAAACACTACTCCGACAGGACACCACTTCCAGCAAACAGCGCACTGTTCTACAGACGCACAACGCAACATCTGGATTCCATTTCATTTTCTACCGGGAGCCTCCGGCGGCACCTTTACAGAACGCCTCATCTGCAAAAAAAACAGTGCGACGACTGCTGAAATGGCAGCACATCACTTGCTTTTGGCAGACACTACTTTTGCCCCTATGCTAATAGGTATAGCCGCACATGTTATCGCAGATACCTTTTCTCATCATAATTTTTCCGGTGCCAGTTCTCAGTACAATCAAATCACGCAAGAAACCATCGCAATACATGAGCCTGTAACCGAGGTTGCAACCCTTGATTCGGAGCGTGCCCACTTTCTAGATAAATTCAAATACATTCAACCAGACATCCAAGCAGCGCAAACAACAGCAGCACTAGGACACGGTGCTGCGACCTCGTTTCCAGATATCCCCTACCTGACGTGGTCATACCAACCCACTGCGCAGGGTGAAAAAATCCGAAGACATAATCCTGACGACTTCATGGAAGCCGCAGAGGCTCTTTATTCTCTTTTCATCCAATTTGCTGAACGCAGACCAGACCTTTCCGACCCTCACCCAGTTCCTTTTGAAAAAATTCAAGATTCAATTGCCATCATTTTTGCAAGCCCCGGCAACAAACACCAGCGGTCTGGATATTGGCAGCTTGCGATGGAGCAAGGAGCGTTCCTGCAAGGACGACAGGAAGAAATCCCCCCATACCAAGGGCAAATGTGGAAAAACAGATGTGAAGAACTCGCAAGCTGTCCTGACTGCGCACTCATCACAGAGTTAGATATCGTTAAATTCTACCAAGCAGCATCCATCCACAAGACATATGTGTTGCAGCAGTTACTTCCCGCACATGACATAAGCGTAATCTGA
- a CDS encoding pyridoxal phosphate-dependent aminotransferase, with protein MQLLSSQISGFIENSSWIRKMFESGIALKKQYGADAVCDFSLGNPDVPAPSMIGDILGDLAKETTTPFTFGYMPNGGFPWARQIIADLVLKEQGVAITAEDTVLTCGAAGAMNAFFRAVMEPGDEVLAVAPFFVEYGFYASNHQATFRTVMSKPDTFELDIDAIDAAITPKTRALIINSPNNPTGAVYTKEELTALAAVLEKHTKANNRPVYLISDEPYRFLAFDGIDVPSVLPLYDYAIVMSSFSKNLSMAGERVGYIAVTPRMEARQELINGLMLTNRILGFVNPPVVGQHMLKAALTAQVDPVIYEKRRDAMAKVLTDAGYDFHLPKGAFYFFPKAPGGDDVAFCNRLMEEKILAVPGSGFGGPGYFRLTFCVEEEVIKRSADGFKRAIESFA; from the coding sequence ATGCAACTTCTTTCCTCTCAAATTTCCGGATTCATCGAAAACTCTTCATGGATCAGAAAAATGTTTGAATCCGGCATCGCTTTAAAGAAACAATATGGTGCAGATGCGGTTTGCGACTTTAGTCTCGGCAACCCTGACGTTCCCGCACCATCAATGATAGGCGACATCCTCGGCGATCTTGCAAAAGAGACAACTACCCCGTTTACCTTCGGTTATATGCCGAACGGCGGCTTTCCGTGGGCACGCCAGATTATTGCTGATTTAGTCTTGAAGGAACAAGGCGTTGCAATCACAGCAGAAGACACCGTGCTCACATGCGGCGCTGCTGGTGCTATGAATGCTTTCTTCCGTGCAGTCATGGAACCGGGTGACGAAGTACTCGCTGTGGCACCTTTTTTTGTTGAATACGGCTTTTACGCCTCCAACCATCAAGCCACGTTCCGCACTGTTATGTCCAAGCCGGACACCTTCGAACTAGACATTGACGCAATTGATGCAGCCATTACACCAAAAACTCGGGCACTCATCATAAATTCTCCAAACAACCCTACAGGCGCTGTATATACTAAAGAAGAGCTCACAGCACTTGCAGCGGTTCTTGAAAAACATACCAAGGCGAACAATCGCCCTGTTTACCTTATTTCTGATGAACCTTACCGCTTTCTGGCTTTTGACGGCATAGATGTTCCAAGCGTCCTTCCACTGTATGACTACGCAATTGTTATGTCTTCGTTCTCCAAAAACCTGTCTATGGCAGGAGAACGAGTCGGGTATATTGCCGTTACTCCACGCATGGAAGCTCGTCAGGAGCTTATTAACGGACTGATGCTTACAAACCGCATCCTCGGTTTTGTGAACCCTCCGGTTGTGGGACAACATATGCTCAAAGCAGCGCTTACCGCTCAGGTTGATCCCGTAATTTATGAAAAACGCCGCGATGCTATGGCAAAAGTTCTTACTGATGCAGGCTATGACTTCCACTTGCCTAAAGGTGCATTCTACTTCTTCCCTAAAGCACCGGGTGGAGACGATGTGGCGTTCTGCAACCGTCTTATGGAAGAAAAAATCCTCGCAGTACCAGGTTCCGGATTTGGCGGCCCTGGATATTTCCGACTCACTTTCTGCGTAGAAGAAGAAGTCATCAAACGATCAGCTGACGGGTTTAAACGCGCTATTGAAAGCTTCGCATAA